Proteins encoded within one genomic window of Mycolicibacterium monacense:
- a CDS encoding LLM class flavin-dependent oxidoreductase, with amino-acid sequence MPLHSRWFEPSTPPAATTRVLPVSGYPRFGVWANVHGTMAALSHPDDPVNASWSRVRWWVPDLERSGIGMLEHGDRYVYGAEWLRIVRRLLAGERTTFHGKYFHVDDFHLHPTGTHRTRPRIYLGGESGPARDLAAAEADVLFLNGQAPEEAVTLLTDVRRRPRHGLDPIRFGLAAFVVTAPTQREAAELLDYHWELNARDRAGDGDTIDRFSRDTDPASVMWQRLRERPHIGPNGGTAAGLVGDYDTVAQRIVEWHRLGIETFMLAFQPFEAEMQRFAAEILPRVQVLSQRAEVAV; translated from the coding sequence ATGCCGTTGCATTCACGGTGGTTTGAACCGTCGACACCGCCGGCCGCGACGACCAGGGTGCTTCCGGTGAGTGGATATCCCAGGTTCGGGGTGTGGGCCAACGTGCACGGCACGATGGCCGCGCTGAGCCACCCTGACGATCCGGTGAACGCGTCGTGGTCCCGGGTGCGCTGGTGGGTCCCGGATCTGGAGCGCTCCGGGATCGGCATGCTCGAACACGGCGACCGTTACGTCTACGGCGCCGAATGGCTGCGCATCGTGCGGCGGCTGCTGGCGGGGGAGCGGACCACATTCCACGGCAAGTACTTTCACGTCGACGACTTCCACCTGCACCCCACCGGCACACACCGCACCCGGCCGCGCATCTATCTCGGCGGCGAGTCGGGGCCGGCACGGGACCTCGCGGCGGCCGAGGCCGACGTGCTCTTCCTCAACGGTCAGGCGCCCGAGGAGGCGGTCACGCTCCTCACCGACGTGCGGCGCAGGCCCAGGCACGGGCTGGACCCGATCCGGTTCGGGTTGGCGGCGTTCGTCGTGACCGCGCCGACACAGCGCGAAGCGGCCGAATTGCTGGACTACCACTGGGAACTCAACGCCCGCGACCGTGCCGGTGACGGTGACACCATCGACCGGTTCAGCCGCGACACCGACCCGGCCTCGGTCATGTGGCAGCGGTTGCGCGAACGTCCGCACATCGGCCCCAACGGCGGTACCGCGGCGGGGCTGGTCGGTGACTACGACACCGTCGCGCAGCGGATCGTGGAGTGGCACCGACTCGGGATCGAGACGTTCATGCTCGCGTTCCAGCCGTTCGAGGCTGAGATGCAGCGGTTCGCCGCGGAGATCCTGCCGCGGGTGCAGGTGCTGTCGCAGCGGGCGGAGGTGGCGGTGTGA